One Vigna unguiculata cultivar IT97K-499-35 chromosome 11, ASM411807v1, whole genome shotgun sequence DNA window includes the following coding sequences:
- the LOC114170579 gene encoding uncharacterized protein LOC114170579 isoform X1 has protein sequence MANDTGPNCVADKGPVTRSSRETLSKKVAASASATPNRKSERLEKRSPSSPGGLVDPKRKTEKTEMPSPTPLRRSERTRKDCPSDPPASRSSGSGTRQKKRCTGKQLLFEASEDGDDEDEERGVEASSRPRTRRVTEHCHVKKTNGMNRSTEGDDGGGSKIDGYLRRNCLDSANDDKGIRLPEDATSKETRAEPKLSEPVKELSDDDVTVNPMVPSDTASCEPSGLPEKVQLDSCKEERSQNLGSSDFISNENLIRKRIEHDKDESSISSKRKRTTVAMHSDASTLLVDNDNNNNSNLFEDTRPSRICNNVVETSGSCSKRIRQLSLSDVKKDRKKSTNNVDQPSSKISTRDKEDSERPQMNTVETYKIRKQQRSIHLLLKPEIANLCEILHLPDNVKSMVQNCLEYTMNNYQICTEPLPILQAFQLSLCLTAAALLNHKLNFEASLLLAKQHLNFDCKKEIVDEINSRLWDLKEKFLSLKGNSNVAGCAKASESSSGAYSYTEVTPEAELVKTDNSVNTKTVQKRKSQWNKLLLMQREEKIKLKKDIENENAEIQRRHQIEWEAIQSCSPGNLTNDGKLQASKSSYMKRTRELNRQQEIRLKDLEVKQLKARLMFQESSAPDELLNPIASNKVGTMVKSLQICDQAQHHNAPKVLVSDHVAEEKGFNDTVEVKERIESGVGSSEAPDANASVVAPFSSTVELQTRLVKNADDEMDIVASKDGLVSEIKCSNIVENEYESLGNIISKHTKSREHRSDGVIRVLDGEECVNINHESHNDFGQNAIQVLPSYNEDIRHGETLDVLSAEVAPLVCNTSSSENDLVEIPSRQGELNGTIQIKPVCGPSIEVAANGSNDGEKNMTLLNSQSSEEHIPSVNTMCTPYCENTAQIHDADNNYGSNNADTLNSSLYDERISSVNSKSPQDRIHNENDKHTLDCETFALNGSGSDNFILNSPLVDERNADRTIVLNRDAHGGIHVAVNLTSSTKEISRGAVNDSVLSSVLSKPCGADSSSNNSSDANAILSNQTSIEKQNHDGVSSSIPVRQVPVGVSETNESAIVNVLDAEEASWMPDAVNYPDNVIPQNSSSMDQLANGGPVFDDNLSSETCTTSPSNSRALPDEHVSVLMPENSLGEVEFQLTHNVVIDKSATLDQQEGVCTTMTENSSYQETPVSRPVDFMESLEQVQSLSFVESPPHLDTTRETQNYVVSSVVDVVQANQSINDSLVMEPPQEGQFPSADFFSSDWDLSNLPLVTRTEDQSYNEDDLLDHIPGTLIEIQNQSFVQHPSNSDQQEGVCRTMIGNSLSQETPISLSVDDLMEPLEQVQPLSSLESPPDQNTTIEMQNSLVSSSVDTVPANVSTNDSLVMEPPGKEGQLPSASILSSNDGDPSNLPTVTGTENQPSNENDLPNHVPETSIEIQDQVVQCTSNVELDSSCLRQDVHPASNMDLVSHVVAVVRQQSSNTRNLSTLTEINNHPIQPASQSDSRIIQRLALDPLKCEMERLHRLVEDNKKDFEERKLKLKQDFEKDLEELYRKFDIKHKENEVEVQKIRKDLDRQHSIVNVNMKLAEACRVKSMNFLLSGSPSMHKDASPVQQLFQVASPQNATAPNVVARPSSREYSAASLQSSYATTTSQTMVPPIQATYSSPGTFSVTPSRLPRINPLTSLLGNVQTGGEIRAPAPHLHPYRAPTPVPASTFCTVLRGRPSQPAPGNIHVTSPPFSYQTPRPAPATFPPVLHGGLWPPTLPVINPHTEPNSQHGTYLPNVRPHMPDLPSMNLSKCDKSSITTATSAHPATSSDVVCLSDDE, from the exons ATGGCGAACGATACCGGTCCCAATTGCGTAGCGGATAAAGGACCTGTGACGAGGTCTTCGAGAGAGACATTGTCGAAGAAAGTTGCGGCGAGCGCCTCAGCCACTCCAAATCGCAAGTCAGAGCGGCTTGAGAAGAGGTCTCCGTCGTCGCCTGGGGGCTTGGTGGATCCGAAGAGGAAGACGGAGAAGACGGAGATGCCGTCTCCGACTCCGTTGAGGAGATCTGAGAGAACGAGGAAGGATTGTCCTTCGGATCCTCCTGCTTCCAGAAGTTCAGGTTCGGGAACGCGGCAGAAGAAGCGTTGCACTGGGAAGCAGTTGTTGTTTGAAGCCAGCGAGGATGGGGACGATGAAGATGAGGAACGAGGTGTGGAAGCTTCTTCGAGACCCAGAACTAGGAGAGTGACTGAGC ATTGCCATGTGAAGAAGACAAATGGGATGAATAGGTCAACTGAAGGTGATGATGGGGGTGGGAGCAAGATTGATGGCTATCTTAGAAGGAACTGTTTAGATTCTGCAAACGATGATAAGGGTATTCGGCTGCCTGAAGATGCCACCAGTAAAGAGACTAGAGCTGAGCCTAAGTTGAGTGAGCCGGTGAAAGAACTGTCAGATGATGATGTGACTGTAAATCCAATGGTACCGTCTGATACTGCAAGTTGTGAGCCCAGTGGGCTACCTGAAAAGGTTCAGTTGGATTCATGCAAAGAGGAGAGATCACAAAATTTAGGGTCAAGTGATTTCATatcaaatgaaaatttgattagGAAACGTATTGAGCATGATAAGGATGAAAGTTCAATATCTTCTAAGAGAAAAAGAACAACGGTGGCCATGCATTCAGATGCTTCTACTCTGTTAGTGGACAATGACAATAACAATAACAGCAACTTGTTTGAGGATACCCGCCCGTCAAGGATATGCAACAATGTTGTGGAGACCAGTGGGTCATGTTCCAAAAGGATAAG GCAGCTCTCCTTATCAGATGTGAAAAAGGACCGGAAGAAATCAACCAATAATGTTGATCAACCTTCTTCAAAGATATCCACTAGGGACAAGGAAG ACTCGGAGAGACCTCAAATGAACACTGTTGAAACTTACAAAATAAGGAAACAGCAGAGGAGCATACATCTTTTACTGAAGCCAGAGATAGCAAATCTTTGTGAAATTCTGCATCTCCCT GATAATGTCAAAAGTATGGTTCAAAATTGTCTTGAATATACTATGAACAATTACCAGATCTGTACAGAACCATTGCCAATATTACAGGCTTTTCAACTATCTCTG TGTTTGACTGCTGCTGCTTTGCTAAATCACAAACTCAACTTTGAAGCTTCCCTTTTGCTTGCAAAGCAGCATTTGAATTTTGACTGCAAAAAAGAAATTGtagatgaaatcaattcaagGCTTTGGGATCTGAAGGAAAAGTTTTTATCGCTCAAAGGAAACTCTAATGTTGCTGGCTGTGCAAAGGCTTCTGAATCGTCAAGTGGGGCTTATTCATATACTGAAGTGACACCTGAGGCTGAATTGGTAAAAACTGATAATTCTGTAAATACTAAAACCGTTCAGAAACGTAAAAGCCAGTGGAACAAGCTACTTCTGATGCAACGGGAAGAGaagataaagttaaaaaaagatattgagaatgaaaatgCTGAAATTCAGAGAAGGCACCAGATAGAGTGGGAAGCTATTCAATCATGTTCTCCCGGTAATTTGACTAACGATGGAAAGCTTCAGGCTTCCAAAAGTTCTTACATGAAAAGAACTAGAGAATTGAATAGGCAGCAAGAAATTCGTCTCAAGGATCTTGAGGTCAAGCAATTAAAAGCAAGGCTGATGTTCCAAGAGTCTTCGGCACCAGATGAATTGTTAAACCCAATTGCTTCGAACAAAGTTGGGACCATGGTCAAATCCTTACAGATTTGTGATCAAGCCCAACATCATAATGCTCCAAAAGTCCTTGTGTCTGACCATGTTGCTGAAGAAAAGGGTTTCAATGATACAGTGGAAGTCAAGGAAAGGATTGAATCTGGGGTTGGATCATCTGAAGCTCCTGATGCCAATGCCTCTGTTGTTGCACCATTCAGTAGCACAGTTGAACTGCAAACTCGTCTTGTTAAAAATGCTGATGATGAGATGGACATAGTTGCTTCAAAAGATGGACTAGTATCTGAAATTAAGTGCAGTAATATTGTTGAAAATGAATATGAAAGTCTGGGAAATATTATCTCTAAACATACCAAATCCAGAGAGCATCGTTCTGATGGAGTTATTAGAGTGCTAGACGGGGAAGAGTGTGTAAATATTAATCATGAATCTCATAATGATTTTGGGCAGAATGCTATACAGGTTCTGCCTTCATATAATGAAGACATACGTCACGGAGAAACTCTAGATGTTCTTAGTGCAGAGGTGGCTCCTTTAGTCTGTAACACCAGCAGTTCTGAGAATGATCTTGTTGAAATTCCTTCTAGGCAAGGGGAACTAAATGGGACTATACAGATCAAGCCTGTTTGTGGACCATCAATAGAAGTTGCTGCTAATGGTTCCAATGATGGTGAAAAGAATATGACCCTATTGAATTCTCAGTCATCCGAAGAACATATTCCAAGTGTGAATACCATGTGCACACCATATTGTGAGAATACTGCACAAATCCATGACGCTGATAACAATTATGGTTCAAATAATGCTGACACTCTGAACTCATCTTTGTATGATGAAAGAATTTCCTCCGTGAATTCAAAATCACCTCAAGATCGTATCCATAATGAAAATGACAAGCACACTCTAGATTGTGAAACTTTTGCACTTAATGGCAGTGGTTCagataattttattcttaattctcCTTTGGTTGACGAGAGAAATGCTGATAGGACCATAGTATTAAATAGAGATGCACATGGGGGAATACATGTGGCTGTCAATTTGACTTCATCCACTAAGGAAATATCTCGAGGTGCAGTAAATGACTCAGTTTTAAGTAGTGTGTTGTCAAAACCATGTGGAGCGGATAGTTCCAGTAATAATAGCTCTGATGCTAACGCTATTCTTTCAAATCAAACTTCTATAGAGAAGCAAAATCATGATGGAGTCTCATCAAGCATACCTGTTAGACAAGTTCCAGTTGGAGTGTCAGAAACTAATGAGAGCGCCATTGTAAACGTATTAGATGCGGAGGAAGCTAGTTGGATGCCTGACGCAGTCAATTACCCTGACAATGTAATTCCTCAGAATTCTTCATCCATGGATCAATTAGCTAATGGAGGTCCAGTATTTGATGACAATTTATCATCAGAGACTTGTACTACAAGCCCAAGCAATAGCAGGGCCCTACCTGATGAACACGTTTCTGTCTTGATGCCTGAAAATAGCCTCGGAGAGGTTGAATTTCAATTGACACACAATGTGGTGATTGATAAAAGTGCCACATTGGACCAGCAGGAAGGAGTATGTACAACCATGACTGAAAACAGTTCGTATCAGGAGACTCCAGTATCTAGACCAGTTGATTTTATGGAGTCTCTAGAACAAGTGCAGTCTTTATCATTTGTGGAGTCTCCTCCTCATCTGGATACTACTAGAGAAACACAGAACTATGTAGTATCTAGTGTTGTTGATGTTGTACAAGCTAATCAATCCATTAATGATTCACTGGTCATGGAACCTCCACAGGAGGGGCAATTTCCTTCTGCGGATTTCTTCTCTTCCGACTGGGACCTATCCAACTTGCCTTTGGTGACCAGAACTGAAGATCAGTCATACAATGAAGATGATCTCCTCGACCACATTCCTGGAACATTGATTGAGATTCAAAATCAATCTTTTGTGCAACATCCCTCAAATTCAGACCAGCAGGAAGGAGTGTGTAGAACCATGATTGGTAACAGTTTGTCCCAAGAGACTCCAATATCTTTATCAGTTGATGATCTCATGGAGCCTCTTGAACAAGTGCAACCATTATCATCTTTAGAGTCTCCACCTGACCAGAATACTACGATAGAAATGCAGAACAGTTTGGTATCAAGTTCTGTTGATACTGTACCAGCTAACGTATCTACGAATGATTCACTGGTCATGGAGCCTCCCGGGAAGGAGGGGCAGTTACCTTCTGCAAGTATCCTTTCTTCCAATGATGGAGACCCGTCTAACTTGCCTACAGTGACTGGAACTGAAAACCAGCCATCCAATGAAAATGATTTACCGAACCACGTTCCTGAGACATCAATTGAGATTCAAGATCAAGTTGTGCAATGTACCTCAAATGTGGAACTTGATTCTTCATGTTTACGCCAAGATGTACATCCAGCCTCAAATATGGATTTGGTTTCGCATGTGGTTGCTGTAGTTAGACAACAGTCTTCAAACACAAGAAATTTGTCAACTCTCACAGAGATTAATAATCATCCTATACAACCTGCAAGCCAATCAGATTCCAGGATTATTCAACGTTTGGCCCTTGATCCGCTTAAGTGTGAAATGGAAAGACTACATCGACTGGTAGAGGATAATAAGAAAGACTTTGAAGAAAGG AAATTGAAGTTGAAACAAGATTTTGAGAAGGACCTCGAGGAACTTTACAGGAAGTTTGACATTAAACATAAGGAGAATGAAGTTGAAGTACAGAAAATAAGGAAGGACCTGGACAGACAACATAGCATAGTTAATGTAAATATGAAATTGGCTGAGGCTTGTAGGGTTAAATCCATGAATTTTTTACTATCTGGTTCACCAAGCATGCACAAAG ATGCGAGTCCGGTACAGCAATTATTTCAGGTTGCAAGTCCACAAAATGCCACTGCGCCCAATGTGGTTGCTAGACCATCTTCTCGTGAGTATTCTGCAGCCAGCTTGCAGAGTTCCTATGCTACAACTACCTCACAGACTATGGTACCACCAATACAAGCCACGTACAGTTCGCCTGGAACATTCTCCGTTACTCCTTCAAGACTACCACGTATCAACCCCCTCACTTCACTCTTGGGAAATGTTCAAACTGGTGGGGAGATACGTGCCCCCGCACCTCATCTCCACCCTTATAGAGCACCGACGCCCGTCCCAGCCTCCACTTTCTGTACAGTTCTGCGTGGGAGACCAAGTCAGCCGGCACCCGGTAATATTCATGTAACTTCCCCCCCATTTTCTTACCAGACACCCCGGCCAGCGCCGGCAACCTTTCCACCTGTTCTACACGGGGGGCTTTGGCCACCCACTTTACCTGTCATTAATCCTCACACTGAGCCAAACAGTCAACACGGCACATATCTGCCAAATGTTCGGCCACATATGCCAGATTTGCCTTCGATGAACCTATCTAAATGTGACAAAAGTAGTATAACGACGGCAACCTCAGCTCATCCAGCTACATCATCTGATGTAGTCTGTTTATCAGATGATGAATGA
- the LOC114170579 gene encoding helicase protein MOM1-like isoform X2 yields MNTVETYKIRKQQRSIHLLLKPEIANLCEILHLPDNVKSMVQNCLEYTMNNYQICTEPLPILQAFQLSLCLTAAALLNHKLNFEASLLLAKQHLNFDCKKEIVDEINSRLWDLKEKFLSLKGNSNVAGCAKASESSSGAYSYTEVTPEAELVKTDNSVNTKTVQKRKSQWNKLLLMQREEKIKLKKDIENENAEIQRRHQIEWEAIQSCSPGNLTNDGKLQASKSSYMKRTRELNRQQEIRLKDLEVKQLKARLMFQESSAPDELLNPIASNKVGTMVKSLQICDQAQHHNAPKVLVSDHVAEEKGFNDTVEVKERIESGVGSSEAPDANASVVAPFSSTVELQTRLVKNADDEMDIVASKDGLVSEIKCSNIVENEYESLGNIISKHTKSREHRSDGVIRVLDGEECVNINHESHNDFGQNAIQVLPSYNEDIRHGETLDVLSAEVAPLVCNTSSSENDLVEIPSRQGELNGTIQIKPVCGPSIEVAANGSNDGEKNMTLLNSQSSEEHIPSVNTMCTPYCENTAQIHDADNNYGSNNADTLNSSLYDERISSVNSKSPQDRIHNENDKHTLDCETFALNGSGSDNFILNSPLVDERNADRTIVLNRDAHGGIHVAVNLTSSTKEISRGAVNDSVLSSVLSKPCGADSSSNNSSDANAILSNQTSIEKQNHDGVSSSIPVRQVPVGVSETNESAIVNVLDAEEASWMPDAVNYPDNVIPQNSSSMDQLANGGPVFDDNLSSETCTTSPSNSRALPDEHVSVLMPENSLGEVEFQLTHNVVIDKSATLDQQEGVCTTMTENSSYQETPVSRPVDFMESLEQVQSLSFVESPPHLDTTRETQNYVVSSVVDVVQANQSINDSLVMEPPQEGQFPSADFFSSDWDLSNLPLVTRTEDQSYNEDDLLDHIPGTLIEIQNQSFVQHPSNSDQQEGVCRTMIGNSLSQETPISLSVDDLMEPLEQVQPLSSLESPPDQNTTIEMQNSLVSSSVDTVPANVSTNDSLVMEPPGKEGQLPSASILSSNDGDPSNLPTVTGTENQPSNENDLPNHVPETSIEIQDQVVQCTSNVELDSSCLRQDVHPASNMDLVSHVVAVVRQQSSNTRNLSTLTEINNHPIQPASQSDSRIIQRLALDPLKCEMERLHRLVEDNKKDFEERKLKLKQDFEKDLEELYRKFDIKHKENEVEVQKIRKDLDRQHSIVNVNMKLAEACRVKSMNFLLSGSPSMHKDASPVQQLFQVASPQNATAPNVVARPSSREYSAASLQSSYATTTSQTMVPPIQATYSSPGTFSVTPSRLPRINPLTSLLGNVQTGGEIRAPAPHLHPYRAPTPVPASTFCTVLRGRPSQPAPGNIHVTSPPFSYQTPRPAPATFPPVLHGGLWPPTLPVINPHTEPNSQHGTYLPNVRPHMPDLPSMNLSKCDKSSITTATSAHPATSSDVVCLSDDE; encoded by the exons ATGAACACTGTTGAAACTTACAAAATAAGGAAACAGCAGAGGAGCATACATCTTTTACTGAAGCCAGAGATAGCAAATCTTTGTGAAATTCTGCATCTCCCT GATAATGTCAAAAGTATGGTTCAAAATTGTCTTGAATATACTATGAACAATTACCAGATCTGTACAGAACCATTGCCAATATTACAGGCTTTTCAACTATCTCTG TGTTTGACTGCTGCTGCTTTGCTAAATCACAAACTCAACTTTGAAGCTTCCCTTTTGCTTGCAAAGCAGCATTTGAATTTTGACTGCAAAAAAGAAATTGtagatgaaatcaattcaagGCTTTGGGATCTGAAGGAAAAGTTTTTATCGCTCAAAGGAAACTCTAATGTTGCTGGCTGTGCAAAGGCTTCTGAATCGTCAAGTGGGGCTTATTCATATACTGAAGTGACACCTGAGGCTGAATTGGTAAAAACTGATAATTCTGTAAATACTAAAACCGTTCAGAAACGTAAAAGCCAGTGGAACAAGCTACTTCTGATGCAACGGGAAGAGaagataaagttaaaaaaagatattgagaatgaaaatgCTGAAATTCAGAGAAGGCACCAGATAGAGTGGGAAGCTATTCAATCATGTTCTCCCGGTAATTTGACTAACGATGGAAAGCTTCAGGCTTCCAAAAGTTCTTACATGAAAAGAACTAGAGAATTGAATAGGCAGCAAGAAATTCGTCTCAAGGATCTTGAGGTCAAGCAATTAAAAGCAAGGCTGATGTTCCAAGAGTCTTCGGCACCAGATGAATTGTTAAACCCAATTGCTTCGAACAAAGTTGGGACCATGGTCAAATCCTTACAGATTTGTGATCAAGCCCAACATCATAATGCTCCAAAAGTCCTTGTGTCTGACCATGTTGCTGAAGAAAAGGGTTTCAATGATACAGTGGAAGTCAAGGAAAGGATTGAATCTGGGGTTGGATCATCTGAAGCTCCTGATGCCAATGCCTCTGTTGTTGCACCATTCAGTAGCACAGTTGAACTGCAAACTCGTCTTGTTAAAAATGCTGATGATGAGATGGACATAGTTGCTTCAAAAGATGGACTAGTATCTGAAATTAAGTGCAGTAATATTGTTGAAAATGAATATGAAAGTCTGGGAAATATTATCTCTAAACATACCAAATCCAGAGAGCATCGTTCTGATGGAGTTATTAGAGTGCTAGACGGGGAAGAGTGTGTAAATATTAATCATGAATCTCATAATGATTTTGGGCAGAATGCTATACAGGTTCTGCCTTCATATAATGAAGACATACGTCACGGAGAAACTCTAGATGTTCTTAGTGCAGAGGTGGCTCCTTTAGTCTGTAACACCAGCAGTTCTGAGAATGATCTTGTTGAAATTCCTTCTAGGCAAGGGGAACTAAATGGGACTATACAGATCAAGCCTGTTTGTGGACCATCAATAGAAGTTGCTGCTAATGGTTCCAATGATGGTGAAAAGAATATGACCCTATTGAATTCTCAGTCATCCGAAGAACATATTCCAAGTGTGAATACCATGTGCACACCATATTGTGAGAATACTGCACAAATCCATGACGCTGATAACAATTATGGTTCAAATAATGCTGACACTCTGAACTCATCTTTGTATGATGAAAGAATTTCCTCCGTGAATTCAAAATCACCTCAAGATCGTATCCATAATGAAAATGACAAGCACACTCTAGATTGTGAAACTTTTGCACTTAATGGCAGTGGTTCagataattttattcttaattctcCTTTGGTTGACGAGAGAAATGCTGATAGGACCATAGTATTAAATAGAGATGCACATGGGGGAATACATGTGGCTGTCAATTTGACTTCATCCACTAAGGAAATATCTCGAGGTGCAGTAAATGACTCAGTTTTAAGTAGTGTGTTGTCAAAACCATGTGGAGCGGATAGTTCCAGTAATAATAGCTCTGATGCTAACGCTATTCTTTCAAATCAAACTTCTATAGAGAAGCAAAATCATGATGGAGTCTCATCAAGCATACCTGTTAGACAAGTTCCAGTTGGAGTGTCAGAAACTAATGAGAGCGCCATTGTAAACGTATTAGATGCGGAGGAAGCTAGTTGGATGCCTGACGCAGTCAATTACCCTGACAATGTAATTCCTCAGAATTCTTCATCCATGGATCAATTAGCTAATGGAGGTCCAGTATTTGATGACAATTTATCATCAGAGACTTGTACTACAAGCCCAAGCAATAGCAGGGCCCTACCTGATGAACACGTTTCTGTCTTGATGCCTGAAAATAGCCTCGGAGAGGTTGAATTTCAATTGACACACAATGTGGTGATTGATAAAAGTGCCACATTGGACCAGCAGGAAGGAGTATGTACAACCATGACTGAAAACAGTTCGTATCAGGAGACTCCAGTATCTAGACCAGTTGATTTTATGGAGTCTCTAGAACAAGTGCAGTCTTTATCATTTGTGGAGTCTCCTCCTCATCTGGATACTACTAGAGAAACACAGAACTATGTAGTATCTAGTGTTGTTGATGTTGTACAAGCTAATCAATCCATTAATGATTCACTGGTCATGGAACCTCCACAGGAGGGGCAATTTCCTTCTGCGGATTTCTTCTCTTCCGACTGGGACCTATCCAACTTGCCTTTGGTGACCAGAACTGAAGATCAGTCATACAATGAAGATGATCTCCTCGACCACATTCCTGGAACATTGATTGAGATTCAAAATCAATCTTTTGTGCAACATCCCTCAAATTCAGACCAGCAGGAAGGAGTGTGTAGAACCATGATTGGTAACAGTTTGTCCCAAGAGACTCCAATATCTTTATCAGTTGATGATCTCATGGAGCCTCTTGAACAAGTGCAACCATTATCATCTTTAGAGTCTCCACCTGACCAGAATACTACGATAGAAATGCAGAACAGTTTGGTATCAAGTTCTGTTGATACTGTACCAGCTAACGTATCTACGAATGATTCACTGGTCATGGAGCCTCCCGGGAAGGAGGGGCAGTTACCTTCTGCAAGTATCCTTTCTTCCAATGATGGAGACCCGTCTAACTTGCCTACAGTGACTGGAACTGAAAACCAGCCATCCAATGAAAATGATTTACCGAACCACGTTCCTGAGACATCAATTGAGATTCAAGATCAAGTTGTGCAATGTACCTCAAATGTGGAACTTGATTCTTCATGTTTACGCCAAGATGTACATCCAGCCTCAAATATGGATTTGGTTTCGCATGTGGTTGCTGTAGTTAGACAACAGTCTTCAAACACAAGAAATTTGTCAACTCTCACAGAGATTAATAATCATCCTATACAACCTGCAAGCCAATCAGATTCCAGGATTATTCAACGTTTGGCCCTTGATCCGCTTAAGTGTGAAATGGAAAGACTACATCGACTGGTAGAGGATAATAAGAAAGACTTTGAAGAAAGG AAATTGAAGTTGAAACAAGATTTTGAGAAGGACCTCGAGGAACTTTACAGGAAGTTTGACATTAAACATAAGGAGAATGAAGTTGAAGTACAGAAAATAAGGAAGGACCTGGACAGACAACATAGCATAGTTAATGTAAATATGAAATTGGCTGAGGCTTGTAGGGTTAAATCCATGAATTTTTTACTATCTGGTTCACCAAGCATGCACAAAG ATGCGAGTCCGGTACAGCAATTATTTCAGGTTGCAAGTCCACAAAATGCCACTGCGCCCAATGTGGTTGCTAGACCATCTTCTCGTGAGTATTCTGCAGCCAGCTTGCAGAGTTCCTATGCTACAACTACCTCACAGACTATGGTACCACCAATACAAGCCACGTACAGTTCGCCTGGAACATTCTCCGTTACTCCTTCAAGACTACCACGTATCAACCCCCTCACTTCACTCTTGGGAAATGTTCAAACTGGTGGGGAGATACGTGCCCCCGCACCTCATCTCCACCCTTATAGAGCACCGACGCCCGTCCCAGCCTCCACTTTCTGTACAGTTCTGCGTGGGAGACCAAGTCAGCCGGCACCCGGTAATATTCATGTAACTTCCCCCCCATTTTCTTACCAGACACCCCGGCCAGCGCCGGCAACCTTTCCACCTGTTCTACACGGGGGGCTTTGGCCACCCACTTTACCTGTCATTAATCCTCACACTGAGCCAAACAGTCAACACGGCACATATCTGCCAAATGTTCGGCCACATATGCCAGATTTGCCTTCGATGAACCTATCTAAATGTGACAAAAGTAGTATAACGACGGCAACCTCAGCTCATCCAGCTACATCATCTGATGTAGTCTGTTTATCAGATGATGAATGA